The following are encoded in a window of Haloarcula hispanica ATCC 33960 genomic DNA:
- a CDS encoding DUF2617 family protein, whose amino-acid sequence MGDTTHQTTTELYLAHPDVPPSFNAMDVKQAQTLPFCGETATFRVIGNSHAVTADSLGFHEICSCKPISERDTEVIPLEQGCTDSLASPHGVSSMAMTLPLSEFDPEADYDLCYEFGPRAYTAITTDDRTFETYHTYPEHDLLVVTTTSIAQYWAPTSI is encoded by the coding sequence ATGGGCGACACAACACACCAGACCACGACTGAACTCTATCTGGCACATCCTGATGTGCCGCCGTCGTTCAACGCGATGGATGTAAAGCAAGCGCAGACGCTCCCCTTCTGTGGGGAGACAGCTACCTTCCGCGTCATCGGCAACTCACACGCCGTTACTGCCGACTCGCTCGGGTTCCATGAAATTTGCTCGTGCAAACCCATCTCCGAACGGGATACCGAGGTAATTCCGCTCGAACAGGGCTGTACGGACTCACTTGCGAGTCCACACGGTGTGTCTAGCATGGCAATGACTCTCCCACTATCGGAATTTGACCCGGAAGCGGACTACGACCTTTGCTACGAGTTCGGGCCACGTGCCTATACGGCGATCACGACCGACGACAGGACGTTCGAGACGTACCACACCTACCCAGAGCACGACTTGCTGGTGGTTACCACCACAAGCATCGCGCAGTACTGGGCCCCGACTAGCATCTAA
- a CDS encoding pentapeptide repeat-containing protein, producing the protein MSSVPDAETCSYRFDPSNETDAYIETTWECPHESHAESDNCIFHMSRAERRSLDVTDDDIVQTLRENLTSQDPRSNEYVGADLPTMSLTYQQIDGATNHLLNFQHADIAALDVTHGHIAQGINLREATIGSLKLDDAILSGILEATAVTITDEFSANETTFHEDVRFSQAQFHGRVDCDEATFDEDTSFRDASFTGETSFRNITARGSSHELDDHISFAGAHFESAALFNRAAVECATFADTQFDDDATFTHAIFGDDTTFATTEFRRSATFNEATFNEDATFTDVTVDGRANFRGTEFNGGARTVEDDIAFDNAHFRGDADFKLARFRYADFSETTFDGRLNLDRAEFEARVDCHDMHVLGDLCLDRAVFSDPVHAHDATFEGSVSAFETEFYGDADFVNATFGGPATFDEVRFHEDVSFKRATFKSEASFVGALFEGEAKSLEDNATFEEAVFETNATFREATFTNLSLWDTRFAVEVDFTGATVTGEVHIRLHALDDDIYMNFVRASISGGQIVEPGDSNIPFDFTEATVGNVQLGSENGSGELLDQFRFCRTDFDHFDFSDHHSYLERNDWVLHEFSGNNATGDFSVEMTPEVIEETYRKAMTSANDVGDTPASREFEYKRFHYNRRKNLSLIRDEYSLDATTKAKKGASVVLNRVMQFTCGYGNRLPRIAALTFLLPLVYGILYVFGGPLETGAGVVWNAEDQLAVVGNGIYYSYISFSTIGYGGIGPIGWGAKLLAASQGMLNGLLFTLLTFTLFKRVLGGS; encoded by the coding sequence ATGAGCTCAGTCCCCGACGCCGAGACATGTTCGTATCGCTTTGACCCGTCAAACGAGACAGACGCGTATATCGAGACAACATGGGAGTGCCCACACGAGTCTCACGCAGAGAGCGACAACTGCATCTTCCATATGTCGCGTGCCGAGCGCCGGTCACTCGATGTGACCGACGACGATATCGTGCAGACACTCCGTGAGAACCTCACATCCCAGGACCCGCGAAGTAACGAGTACGTCGGGGCCGACCTTCCCACAATGTCGCTCACATATCAGCAAATCGACGGGGCGACAAACCATCTGCTCAATTTTCAACATGCCGATATCGCGGCACTAGACGTCACCCACGGCCACATTGCGCAAGGAATCAATCTCCGGGAGGCGACCATTGGCAGTCTCAAGCTCGACGATGCCATCCTATCGGGTATTCTTGAGGCGACAGCAGTCACGATCACCGACGAATTCTCGGCGAATGAGACGACGTTCCACGAAGATGTCCGCTTTTCTCAGGCACAGTTTCACGGTCGTGTCGACTGCGATGAAGCGACCTTCGACGAGGATACGAGCTTCCGAGACGCATCATTTACCGGGGAGACCTCATTTCGGAACATCACCGCACGTGGCTCCAGCCACGAGTTAGACGATCATATCTCCTTTGCTGGCGCTCACTTCGAGTCAGCCGCATTGTTCAATCGCGCAGCGGTTGAGTGTGCGACGTTTGCCGACACGCAATTCGACGATGATGCGACGTTTACCCACGCGATATTCGGCGATGACACCACATTCGCGACTACAGAGTTCCGCCGGTCAGCAACGTTCAATGAGGCCACGTTCAACGAAGACGCTACGTTTACCGACGTTACTGTCGATGGACGTGCCAACTTCCGGGGAACCGAGTTCAATGGCGGCGCCCGTACCGTTGAAGATGATATCGCATTCGACAATGCGCATTTCCGTGGAGATGCTGATTTCAAGCTAGCCCGGTTCCGGTACGCTGATTTCAGCGAAACCACCTTCGATGGGCGGCTCAACCTCGACCGTGCGGAGTTCGAAGCCCGGGTCGACTGCCATGATATGCATGTGCTCGGCGACCTCTGTCTCGACCGGGCGGTGTTCAGCGATCCTGTACATGCCCACGACGCCACCTTCGAGGGCTCTGTTAGTGCCTTCGAAACGGAGTTTTACGGCGACGCGGATTTCGTGAACGCGACATTTGGTGGGCCTGCGACCTTCGATGAAGTGCGGTTTCACGAGGACGTGAGCTTCAAGAGAGCGACGTTCAAGTCCGAAGCCAGCTTCGTGGGTGCGCTCTTTGAGGGGGAAGCAAAATCGCTCGAAGATAACGCTACATTCGAGGAGGCGGTCTTCGAGACCAACGCTACGTTTCGGGAGGCTACGTTCACGAACCTGTCTCTATGGGATACTAGGTTCGCGGTCGAGGTTGATTTCACCGGCGCGACCGTTACTGGTGAGGTGCATATCCGTCTCCACGCGCTTGACGATGATATCTATATGAATTTCGTCAGAGCGAGTATTAGTGGCGGCCAAATCGTCGAACCCGGCGATTCCAATATTCCATTCGACTTCACCGAGGCCACGGTCGGAAACGTCCAGTTGGGAAGCGAGAACGGGTCCGGTGAACTGCTTGATCAGTTTCGGTTCTGCCGTACTGACTTCGACCATTTCGACTTCTCGGATCACCACTCGTACTTAGAGCGGAACGACTGGGTTCTACACGAGTTCAGTGGGAACAACGCGACCGGCGATTTCAGCGTGGAAATGACTCCCGAGGTGATTGAAGAGACCTACCGGAAAGCAATGACGAGTGCCAACGACGTCGGCGATACGCCCGCGAGTCGCGAGTTCGAATACAAGCGGTTCCACTACAACCGGCGAAAAAATCTCAGTCTCATCAGAGACGAATACTCGCTGGACGCAACGACGAAGGCAAAGAAGGGGGCTAGTGTCGTCCTGAACCGTGTGATGCAGTTTACTTGTGGCTACGGGAATCGACTCCCGCGGATTGCTGCGCTTACGTTTCTTCTTCCACTCGTATACGGTATTTTGTATGTCTTCGGAGGCCCCTTGGAGACTGGGGCAGGCGTTGTCTGGAATGCCGAGGACCAGCTGGCAGTAGTAGGAAATGGCATCTACTACTCATACATTTCCTTTTCTACCATCGGCTACGGCGGAATCGGTCCTATCGGGTGGGGAGCGAAGCTCCTCGCGGCGAGTCAGGGGATGCTCAATGGACTCCTGTTCACGTTGCTCACGTTTACCCTGTTCAAGCGGGTGCTTGGTGGGAGTTAG
- a CDS encoding ParA family protein, with protein sequence MLSYTVYSEAGGVGKTSLTANLAVAHARAGLDVLTIPLDPQDGDLSRLLGVDDDRADSSADNLVRHMVNSPRGPFEDLICTADGVDVVPEHNMLSDLSDHLSREQDKAEDLGDAYNIYAQLQRVLRDAGVADKYDILICDPPATESDHLYNAIYATRNLVIPVEPSWKGQASVEGLAELASNFADQLNIDVGVLGAVPNGVKNTSDQREMLDDIEFATPETIGDRTSLMEGCWKQQCSAFRYVQEHRDRRRDYEVETLAQFDRLARFFEAEAGVDAPSPPEPGALEETA encoded by the coding sequence ATGCTGAGCTACACAGTGTACTCTGAAGCGGGGGGCGTCGGCAAGACATCGCTGACCGCGAACCTCGCCGTCGCACACGCCCGGGCCGGTCTCGATGTCCTGACCATCCCACTCGATCCACAGGATGGTGACCTCTCCAGACTGCTGGGCGTCGACGACGACCGCGCCGACAGTAGCGCCGACAACCTCGTCCGGCATATGGTAAACAGCCCCCGAGGACCGTTCGAGGATCTCATTTGTACCGCCGACGGCGTTGACGTGGTCCCAGAGCACAATATGCTTTCGGACCTCTCGGACCACCTATCCCGTGAGCAAGACAAAGCTGAGGATCTCGGCGACGCGTACAACATCTACGCGCAGTTGCAGCGTGTACTTCGTGACGCCGGCGTTGCCGACAAGTACGACATCCTCATCTGTGACCCACCGGCAACTGAGTCGGACCACCTCTACAACGCAATCTACGCGACGCGGAATCTCGTCATCCCCGTCGAACCTTCCTGGAAGGGGCAGGCCAGTGTCGAGGGGCTTGCCGAGCTCGCTAGTAACTTCGCTGACCAGCTCAATATCGATGTCGGCGTCCTCGGCGCCGTCCCGAACGGTGTCAAAAACACGAGCGACCAGCGCGAGATGCTCGATGACATCGAGTTCGCCACGCCAGAGACAATCGGCGACAGGACATCGCTCATGGAAGGCTGCTGGAAGCAGCAGTGCTCTGCATTCCGATATGTCCAAGAGCATCGCGACCGCCGCCGCGACTACGAGGTCGAGACGCTTGCTCAGTTTGACCGTCTCGCCCGGTTCTTTGAGGCCGAAGCCGGCGTCGATGCACCGAGTCCGCCCGAGCCCGGCGCACTGGAGGAAACAGCATGA
- a CDS encoding amino acid permease, with translation MSEEDLAKDLGPLAALTIGVGTMIGAGIFVLPGEAILKAGSLASVAFVLGGIIAMFTALSASELGTAMPRSGGAYYYVNHALGPMFGSVAGWANWLGLAFASAFYMVGFGRYIARIFGLSGSVGVGPISITVVKIIALVGGAFFVLINYVGAKETGRLQNIIVVLLIGILTVFTFLGTLRAEPSNLPAATDVVTTLETTGLIFVSYLGFVQITSVAEEIKDPGKNLPRAVIGSVVIVTVIYALVLVIMSAAVPQGFIADIISSDAENPIAVVEVGSYIQGAAMGGALLFGGLLATASSANASILASSRINFAMGRDRIVTPALNEIHPKYGTPYRAIGITGGLILLFIVIGDLTLLSGAASGLHLIIYGLLNLALIVMRYVNPEEYTPDFVVPLYPLMPILGVVLSFALLVFVAGDALLLSFGIAAAAVLWYGLYARSRTEKQGILSKHIISRSEKMPDAAVNAAAGVQPDGGQYRVMVPLANPEHEKDLITLASAVAKQRGGSVIATHIVTVPDQTALSAAAERSDEIDKSSQHLLDSAREDAETFGVDVETHTILSHKSYEAIFDAARTHTADLVVMGWGPDSHGSPGRAESAMDELTEAVPCDFLVLRDRGFDPSRILLPTAGGPDSELSANIAKLLQSEYNSEVTLLNVNDDRGAGEQFLQDWAADQGLEDAELLVKSGDVETAIMNAADDATLLLLGATEEGLLRRLVSRSLVLDVVDDVECSVLLAEKHRDRGLIERLF, from the coding sequence ATGAGCGAGGAAGACCTCGCCAAGGACCTCGGACCACTCGCGGCGCTGACCATCGGTGTCGGAACGATGATCGGTGCAGGCATCTTCGTTCTGCCGGGCGAGGCTATCCTCAAGGCTGGGTCGCTGGCGTCTGTGGCGTTCGTTTTGGGTGGCATCATCGCCATGTTCACGGCACTGTCTGCCAGCGAACTCGGCACTGCGATGCCCCGATCAGGTGGGGCCTACTACTACGTCAATCACGCGCTGGGGCCGATGTTCGGGTCGGTCGCTGGCTGGGCCAACTGGCTCGGACTGGCCTTCGCCAGTGCCTTCTACATGGTCGGGTTTGGCCGGTACATTGCCCGCATCTTCGGTCTCTCCGGTAGTGTCGGTGTCGGCCCGATATCGATCACCGTAGTGAAGATAATCGCGCTCGTCGGTGGCGCCTTCTTCGTCCTCATCAACTACGTCGGTGCGAAGGAGACCGGCCGGCTTCAGAACATAATCGTCGTCCTGCTGATTGGTATCCTCACGGTGTTTACGTTCCTCGGGACGCTCCGAGCCGAACCGTCGAACCTCCCGGCCGCGACGGACGTGGTCACCACCCTAGAGACGACGGGCCTCATCTTCGTCTCCTATCTCGGCTTCGTCCAGATTACGAGCGTCGCCGAGGAAATCAAAGACCCTGGCAAGAACCTCCCGCGAGCGGTCATCGGCAGCGTCGTCATCGTGACTGTCATCTATGCGCTTGTCTTGGTGATCATGAGCGCAGCCGTCCCACAGGGCTTCATCGCGGACATCATCAGCTCTGACGCCGAGAACCCCATCGCTGTCGTCGAGGTCGGGAGCTACATCCAGGGGGCCGCGATGGGTGGTGCACTCCTGTTCGGCGGCTTGCTCGCTACCGCTTCCAGTGCGAACGCCTCTATCCTCGCGTCCTCGCGTATCAACTTCGCCATGGGACGCGATCGGATCGTCACACCAGCTCTCAACGAGATACACCCGAAGTACGGAACGCCGTACAGAGCCATCGGTATCACTGGCGGTCTGATTCTCCTGTTTATCGTCATCGGGGACTTAACGCTGCTTTCGGGCGCTGCATCGGGACTCCATCTCATCATCTACGGGTTGCTGAACCTCGCACTCATCGTCATGCGGTACGTAAACCCCGAGGAGTACACGCCCGACTTCGTCGTCCCACTGTATCCCTTGATGCCAATTCTCGGTGTCGTGCTCTCCTTTGCGTTGCTGGTGTTTGTCGCCGGAGACGCCCTGTTGCTTTCGTTTGGTATCGCCGCCGCGGCGGTACTATGGTACGGACTCTATGCCCGCTCACGTACCGAAAAACAGGGGATCCTCTCGAAACACATCATTTCACGGTCCGAGAAGATGCCCGACGCGGCCGTCAACGCGGCGGCCGGCGTCCAACCCGATGGCGGACAGTACCGTGTGATGGTGCCCCTGGCCAATCCCGAACACGAGAAGGACCTCATCACACTCGCCAGCGCTGTCGCCAAACAGCGCGGCGGGAGTGTAATTGCCACCCACATCGTCACGGTGCCTGACCAGACGGCGCTCTCGGCCGCTGCCGAGCGGTCCGACGAGATAGACAAGAGCTCACAGCACCTGCTTGATAGCGCCCGTGAGGACGCTGAAACCTTCGGCGTCGATGTCGAGACACATACTATCCTTTCGCACAAATCCTACGAAGCCATCTTCGATGCCGCCCGCACACACACCGCCGACCTCGTCGTGATGGGATGGGGCCCGGACTCACACGGTTCACCAGGGCGGGCCGAATCGGCTATGGACGAACTCACCGAGGCGGTCCCCTGTGACTTCCTCGTCCTCCGTGACCGCGGGTTCGACCCCTCGCGTATCCTCCTTCCCACAGCTGGCGGCCCAGACTCTGAGCTGTCAGCCAACATTGCGAAGCTGCTCCAGTCCGAATACAACTCCGAGGTGACGCTGCTCAACGTCAACGACGACCGCGGGGCAGGCGAGCAGTTCCTCCAGGATTGGGCGGCCGACCAGGGATTAGAGGACGCCGAACTCCTCGTCAAATCCGGTGACGTCGAAACAGCTATTATGAATGCCGCTGATGACGCGACACTCCTGCTCCTTGGCGCGACTGAGGAAGGGTTACTTCGCCGACTCGTCTCCAGGTCGCTCGTGTTAGACGTTGTTGACGACGTGGAGTGTTCGGTACTGCTGGCGGAGAAACACCGTGACCGAGGCCTGATTGAGCGACTGTTCTGA
- a CDS encoding universal stress protein, translating into MSSETDDEDILAHVLLPVAHEADALATATALEPYGPANVTALHVVEKGGGVPDKTPVEQSEELAEEAYAAVRSVFPNTGEHTAYGRDVVEKIFEAADEVDASAIAYRSRGGNRLMQFLSGDISVKLVTQANRPVIALPREEES; encoded by the coding sequence ATGAGCAGTGAGACCGACGACGAAGATATCCTTGCACACGTGCTTCTTCCCGTCGCTCACGAAGCCGACGCGTTAGCGACGGCAACCGCGCTTGAACCATACGGGCCAGCCAATGTGACCGCCCTTCACGTTGTAGAGAAAGGCGGTGGCGTTCCGGACAAGACGCCAGTCGAACAGTCCGAAGAACTGGCCGAGGAGGCGTACGCTGCCGTCCGGTCAGTGTTCCCCAATACCGGCGAACATACCGCATACGGTCGAGATGTCGTGGAGAAAATATTCGAGGCCGCTGACGAGGTCGACGCCAGTGCCATTGCCTACCGTTCCCGCGGCGGGAATCGCCTCATGCAGTTTCTGTCCGGCGACATTTCGGTGAAGCTGGTGACCCAGGCAAATCGCCCCGTCATCGCGCTCCCCCGAGAGGAAGAGTCATGA
- a CDS encoding TrkH family potassium uptake protein — MRSYVDWRSGFSFVGTILRKLSMAPLVPALVAVYYGENILPFIVTTVAMFGAGFVLEQLRDDRELGKREAFLMVSATWLIVPIFGAIPYLIAGQGTIAQPVNALFESMSGFTTTGSTVLAEISFEQHSHSILLWRQLTQWIGGMGIIVLMVAILSELSVAGAQIINEEAPGFSLEKLTPQIQETARALWKIYLGFTVAAALVYYALHFAGVAPNMGAYNAVAHALTTMPTGGFSPEARSVEAFAPIVQWAVMPFMIVAGTNFALLWYLFNGEPRQLTKNPEFRTYLLAVAAIGSLLSVLLVTGLGIAEIPTNIGQLSGDLENSLRQGLFQTIAIITTTGYASMDFNTWGESAQLVLLFAMFLGGSAGSAAGSVKIIRWYIVSRAMGRQLFTTIHPSAIRPIRLNDDTVNEETVRDIFVFIFTFVSIFVFSTVLIYLDALRIGLDISALEAISATIATLGNIGPGVGIVGPMDNFRPFSAPAKLYMVVLMWIGRLEIISVLVVFTPSFWQR, encoded by the coding sequence ATGAGAAGCTACGTCGACTGGCGATCTGGGTTTAGCTTCGTTGGGACAATCCTGCGGAAACTATCTATGGCCCCGCTCGTTCCGGCTCTGGTTGCAGTGTATTACGGTGAGAATATACTCCCGTTTATTGTCACCACAGTAGCTATGTTTGGAGCTGGTTTCGTACTCGAACAACTTCGTGATGACCGGGAACTCGGCAAGCGTGAGGCGTTCCTAATGGTGAGTGCTACATGGCTAATTGTTCCTATTTTTGGTGCCATTCCGTATCTTATCGCTGGTCAGGGGACAATCGCACAACCCGTGAATGCCCTGTTCGAAAGCATGAGCGGATTTACGACGACCGGGTCAACTGTTCTGGCAGAAATCTCTTTTGAACAGCACTCCCACTCGATTTTGTTATGGCGACAACTCACACAGTGGATTGGGGGAATGGGGATTATCGTTCTCATGGTCGCAATTCTCTCTGAACTGTCTGTCGCTGGAGCACAAATCATCAACGAGGAAGCACCCGGTTTTTCACTTGAGAAGTTAACGCCACAGATTCAGGAAACTGCACGAGCACTGTGGAAGATCTATCTCGGATTCACTGTTGCCGCCGCTCTCGTTTATTATGCTTTGCACTTCGCCGGGGTCGCTCCAAACATGGGTGCTTACAATGCCGTTGCACACGCTCTTACGACAATGCCGACAGGTGGTTTTTCGCCCGAAGCACGGAGTGTCGAAGCCTTCGCTCCCATCGTCCAGTGGGCAGTGATGCCGTTCATGATCGTTGCCGGAACCAATTTCGCGTTATTGTGGTACCTCTTCAACGGTGAACCGAGACAACTAACGAAGAATCCAGAGTTCCGAACGTATCTCCTCGCTGTAGCTGCCATTGGCTCGCTCTTATCTGTCCTCTTAGTAACTGGATTAGGGATAGCGGAGATTCCGACCAATATCGGTCAGCTTTCCGGGGATCTGGAAAATTCGCTACGCCAGGGACTCTTTCAGACAATCGCGATCATCACGACCACGGGGTATGCCAGTATGGATTTCAATACATGGGGAGAGTCAGCTCAACTGGTTCTTCTGTTCGCCATGTTTCTCGGCGGGTCAGCTGGCTCAGCAGCGGGGTCTGTCAAAATCATTCGCTGGTATATTGTCTCCCGAGCGATGGGTCGACAGTTGTTCACGACAATACATCCGTCGGCTATTCGACCAATTCGTCTGAACGACGATACAGTCAACGAAGAGACTGTTCGAGACATATTTGTCTTTATATTCACATTCGTCTCGATATTCGTGTTTTCAACCGTGTTAATCTATTTAGACGCACTCCGTATCGGCCTCGATATCTCCGCACTCGAAGCAATCAGTGCCACGATTGCCACACTCGGGAACATCGGTCCGGGTGTGGGTATCGTCGGCCCAATGGACAACTTCCGGCCGTTCTCTGCGCCGGCCAAGCTCTATATGGTGGTTCTAATGTGGATCGGGAGACTTGAGATTATATCCGTGCTGGTAGTCTTCACGCCGAGCTTCTGGCAGCGATAG
- a CDS encoding diadenylate cyclase, which yields MTDPDPLRVEYTTVRELIDFLMYTVESISLGFDRWEEEHIRGPGLYFVIVTGVHSGAYADSLGENMWPTETCQVVSEDLDRLVEAARTVGFTRDGAVIISTDGTIQEQMVRIKSQSDADEDTPLDYADWMGTKHLSAIEVSVRSEVVAAITLSEEDGRMSLFQDGSYEDYKRHELGGVWRPSD from the coding sequence ATGACGGACCCGGATCCACTACGAGTCGAATACACGACAGTGAGAGAGCTGATTGATTTTCTCATGTATACGGTCGAGAGCATCAGCCTTGGCTTCGATCGGTGGGAGGAAGAGCACATCCGCGGCCCTGGATTGTATTTCGTTATCGTGACTGGGGTCCACTCCGGGGCATATGCTGACTCATTAGGCGAGAATATGTGGCCGACCGAAACCTGTCAGGTCGTGTCGGAAGATCTTGATAGACTCGTCGAGGCGGCACGCACGGTTGGGTTCACACGTGATGGTGCTGTTATCATCAGCACGGACGGCACCATCCAAGAGCAGATGGTCCGAATCAAAAGCCAAAGTGACGCCGACGAAGACACACCGCTTGATTATGCCGACTGGATGGGAACAAAGCATCTGAGCGCCATTGAGGTCTCGGTTCGTTCAGAGGTCGTTGCAGCTATCACACTCAGCGAAGAAGACGGACGGATGTCGCTTTTCCAAGATGGCAGTTACGAGGATTACAAGCGCCACGAATTAGGTGGTGTGTGGCGTCCATCAGACTAA
- a CDS encoding potassium channel family protein, giving the protein MVDPLKRLTNIQLSRRDRLVTYYLTGLAALIVVYTVTYNFALAQLEGVNQSIFASFEFIVQTMTTTGYGQDSGIWSHPLMFLFVAATQISGIALGFFTLRLIIIPLFTGAEVNLDNRLTSKQDHVIICEYRRDSAVLLDELRELGIEYVLISSSEEHAKELADDGYSVIDGSPQDTSAFERASIDSARAVITDAGDANVNTILTVHSIDPDIEIITLTDDSDMRDILLDTGADTVLSPHGVLGRRLAEKAISSFSSDLTDTIDIGGEIEVTEVPVQQGNRLIGTRIRDSKIREETGANIIGAWIDGELQLPPHPDAIIRSNTVLLVTGAHDALEAFSDFTQPARTLRKHERIIVAGQGEVGQAARDVVSERGLDTVTIDIEDRDGVDVVGDSGSDEILAEAGIESAGAIIIGLPDDSAALLTTVLARSLNQDIEILVRVSDTDATRKALSAGADYVLSVPRVSARMVARELRGEDVLAPASQIRLLRVPATPLAGSTLAKSGIYEKTGCRVIAIEDESGFTSAVDPQRKFTGTEHIVLVGSDESVQQFRKQFDVSPIKS; this is encoded by the coding sequence ATGGTTGACCCTCTGAAACGACTGACTAATATCCAGCTTTCTCGGCGAGACCGCCTCGTCACCTATTACCTCACCGGGCTCGCTGCATTGATTGTTGTCTATACGGTCACGTATAATTTCGCGCTGGCACAATTAGAGGGGGTCAACCAATCGATATTCGCGTCGTTCGAATTTATCGTCCAGACAATGACGACGACTGGATACGGCCAAGATTCGGGTATCTGGAGCCATCCATTGATGTTCTTGTTCGTTGCAGCGACACAGATCTCCGGCATCGCGCTCGGGTTCTTTACACTCCGGCTCATCATCATCCCGCTGTTTACTGGTGCAGAGGTCAATCTTGACAATCGTCTCACCTCCAAGCAGGACCACGTCATTATTTGTGAATACCGTCGGGATTCGGCCGTACTACTCGACGAGCTAAGAGAGCTCGGCATCGAGTATGTCCTGATCTCCTCGTCCGAAGAGCACGCCAAGGAACTCGCTGACGACGGGTACTCCGTCATTGACGGCTCACCGCAGGATACGTCGGCGTTCGAACGAGCCAGCATCGATTCCGCACGGGCCGTCATTACAGATGCCGGTGATGCGAACGTCAACACTATTCTGACAGTGCACTCGATCGACCCGGACATAGAAATCATCACCCTTACCGACGACAGCGATATGCGTGATATCCTGCTGGATACGGGCGCCGATACCGTGCTGTCACCACACGGCGTTCTCGGTCGCCGACTCGCTGAAAAGGCCATCTCCTCGTTCAGTTCGGACTTGACGGATACAATCGATATCGGCGGTGAGATAGAGGTCACAGAAGTCCCAGTCCAGCAGGGGAACCGACTCATCGGGACGCGAATCCGCGACTCGAAAATCAGGGAAGAGACCGGCGCAAATATCATCGGTGCGTGGATCGACGGGGAGCTACAACTCCCACCTCACCCGGATGCGATTATCCGCTCGAATACGGTATTGCTCGTCACGGGCGCCCACGATGCCCTAGAGGCGTTCAGTGACTTTACCCAGCCGGCCCGAACGCTCCGGAAACACGAGCGTATCATCGTTGCCGGACAGGGAGAAGTCGGCCAGGCTGCACGTGACGTTGTGTCCGAGAGAGGGCTTGATACCGTGACGATTGATATCGAAGACCGAGATGGCGTGGATGTCGTGGGTGATTCCGGATCTGACGAAATCTTGGCTGAAGCGGGTATCGAGAGTGCTGGTGCTATTATTATTGGTCTGCCGGATGACTCTGCGGCACTACTGACAACCGTGTTAGCTCGGTCGTTGAATCAGGATATCGAAATCCTCGTTCGGGTGAGTGACACCGATGCGACCCGGAAGGCACTCAGTGCTGGAGCGGACTACGTGCTGTCGGTTCCACGGGTGAGCGCTCGAATGGTCGCCAGGGAACTCCGCGGCGAGGATGTCCTTGCACCAGCGAGTCAGATTCGGCTACTCCGTGTTCCCGCCACACCGCTGGCTGGGTCGACACTCGCCAAGTCAGGCATCTACGAAAAAACGGGTTGTCGCGTCATCGCTATCGAGGACGAGTCTGGGTTCACCAGCGCGGTTGATCCACAACGGAAGTTCACTGGAACCGAGCACATTGTCCTCGTCGGCTCCGATGAGTCAGTCCAGCAGTTCAGAAAGCAGTTCGACGTCTCACCGATAAAGTCTTAG
- a CDS encoding TrkA C-terminal domain-containing protein — translation MEAQQYAPSIRTIARAETGTEQEYDEVVDATLLPEYLGGDYAADILTGEDIRTLVYPTAELDILEVSVAPSAPVAGRRLDEIALPSGSLLISTADRTELAGADTVLEPDERYILAIETDVVDEMLNLMRG, via the coding sequence ATGGAGGCCCAGCAGTACGCCCCGTCGATTCGGACCATCGCGAGAGCGGAGACGGGGACGGAGCAGGAGTACGACGAGGTGGTGGATGCGACGCTGCTACCCGAGTATCTTGGTGGCGACTATGCGGCAGATATACTGACCGGCGAGGATATCCGCACCCTCGTCTATCCGACCGCTGAGCTCGACATCCTCGAAGTGAGTGTCGCCCCATCGGCCCCCGTTGCGGGGCGCCGTCTCGATGAAATCGCTCTTCCGTCCGGAAGCCTGTTGATCTCGACGGCGGACCGGACGGAACTCGCAGGAGCTGATACGGTGCTGGAACCTGATGAGCGCTATATTCTCGCTATCGAAACCGACGTGGTCGATGAAATGCTGAATCTCATGCGTGGCTAG